A region of the Romboutsia hominis genome:
CAATTACCATGTCCTTTTTTATTACAGAAGAATAAAATAATTATTATAAATATAAAGAATCCATTTTTATCGTTGCATTTATCATGGTGACCACATTCATCATTATGATTCCATTTATCATCACAGTCGCAGTCGAACCCATCGTTACAAAGTAATAAAAGTAATATTATTAAAATATTATCATCACAAAAACCATTATTTTTACCAAATATATTTAAACCGCTTCCAAACATACTAAAACCTCCATCGTATTTTTATTATTTAAATTTCAAATTAAAAGATATATTTTCATATATCTAATAAATAATATGTATAAATAACAGAAAAAGTTACTAATTTCGACAAAATAATTAGAGTGAATTAATGAATTATGTAATTAATTCAAATAAATGTATATAAAAATGAGGCACCCATAATATAATAGGTGCCCCTTGTTAATTAATAGATATTATAAATTATATTATCTTAAGCAATTGCCATGTCCTTTTTTATTACAGAAGAATAAAAGGATTATTATAAATATGAAGAATCCATTTTTTTTGTCGCATTTATCATGGTGATCCCATTTATCATGATGATTGCATTTATCATGATGATCCCATTTATCATGACGGTCGCAGTCGAATCCATCGTTACAAAGTAATAAAAGTAATATTATTAAAAAGTTATCATCACAAAAACCATTATTTTTTCCAAACATATTAAAACCTCCACTATATTTTTATTATTTAAGATTTAAATTAAAAGATATATTTTCATATATCTAATAAATAATATGTATTAAATACAGAAAAAGTTACTAATTTCGACAAAATATTTAAAATTATATTACATGAGTATTTAACAACGTATCAATACCTAATGTAAGTCTAGTATAAAAGTAAAATAGAATTTATTATATTTCGATATATAACGAGAATATTAAAAAATAATTTACAAATTAAATGTATTAATTAGACAATACACTTAAGAATAGTTTTTACTAAAAGTGTGCTAACTTAAGTAGTACATATTAGAAATAAAGTTAAAAAAATTTTAATCTAAGTGTACTACGTAAATAATACACTAAAAAGGAGTCAAATTGGATTTAAAAATAGATAACAAATTTTCTATATATACTCAGATAATAAAATATATAAAAAGAAAAAAAGTAATAGGAAAACTAAATTCTGGAGATATAATACCATCAAGAAGAGAGATGGGATTAGAACTTAATGTAAATTTAAATACAGTACAAAAGGCATATAAGGAGATGGAGGAAATGGGAATAATAAATACATTTAAAAACTATCAAAGCACTATAACGATAGATGAAAATATACTTAAAAATATAAAATCAGAATTAATAAATGAATCTCTAAATGAATTTATAGAAAATATGAAAGCAATAAATGTAAGTAAGGAAGAGGTACTACAAATAATTAAAGAAAAATTTTAGGTAGAGATTATCATAGAAGTAAAAAATGTAACTAAAATATATAAAAAGGGAAAATAACAGTATTACTTGGAATAAATGGTGTGGGTAAATTAATAATATTAAAATATATAAGTGGTCTTACTAAAACAGACAAAGATGAAACACTATGTAGTTAAGATTAAATTTTAATATGAAGATAAATTCATATTAAATATATCAATTTATTGACAATAAATATGTTATATTGGTTATAATTATATGATAGGTAAAAAATAATCATCTATTAGAAGGTAAATTTAATTAGGAGGAATCACAAAGTAAATGAAAGTTGAATGGAATAACAAATATACTACTATATCGGTGTATGCGATTATAGTTATATGCTGTAGTTTATTGTTTTTTAATATATTAGACAAACTACCAGCATTTACTGAAAACTTAAGTTGGGTTATGTCAACATTACAACCTTTTGTTATAGGATTTGTAATAGCATATTTACTTAACTTTATACTAGTATTTTTTGAAGAAAAAATTTTAGTGTTTGATTCAATTAAAAACATGAAACAAAAAGGTAAAAGAGCTATAAGTTTATTATTAACTTACACAACAGCTTTTATAATACTTTATTTATTTATACAATTTGTGTTACCACAGTTAGTAGACAGTGTGGTAGGACTTGTTAATGACATACCAACATATGTAAATAATGTAACTGTATTCATAGAAAGTCTAACTAAAAATATAGATTTAAACAATGAATATATGACTATAGCTGTAGGTAAGTGGAACGAATTTATAGACTATACTATAAAAATAATATCTAATTTAATTCCGGTACTTGGAGGCATGTTAAAAACTACTGCATCAGGTGTTTGGAATATAGTATTAGGCTTAATAATATCTATTTATATGTTAATAGATAAGGAAAAGTTCTGTGGACTTAGCAAAAAAGTAACTTATGCGATATTTAATAAAGCACGTGCTGACAAAGCTATTGAGTTAACAAATAGAGCTAATGATACATTTGGTAAGTTTTTAAGTGGAAAGATAATAGATTCAGCTATAATAGGTGTATTAACTTTCATTGTACTTACAATATTTAAAATGCCATATACATTACTTATATCAGTAATAATAGGTATAACTAACATAATACCATTCTTTGGGCCGTTCTTTGGAGCTATACCTTCAGTTATAATAATAATGTTTGTATCTCCAATTAAAGCATTATGGTTTATATTAATAATAATTATTATACAACAATTAGATGGTAATGTAATAGGACCTAAGATATTAGGAGATTCAATAGGAATATCAGCATTTTGGATATTATTCTCATTATTAGTAGCAGGAAAGTTATTAGGATTAGTTGGAATGATAATAGGCGTTCCTTTATTTGCTTGGCTATACTCTATAGTAAAAGAGATAGTGGAATATAGATTAAAGAAAAAAGGGCTGCCAGAAGATACAGAAAAATATATGTAATGCAAAGAGGCTGTTGTAGAATGATTAAATCTAATCATTTTGCAACAGCCTCTTAAATGTTATAAATTCTGAGAGTAACGTAATAACATTTATATTATTGACAAAAAGAATATAAATATACATAAAAAAATAATTTACTTGATTGAGTCAATTATACATTGTATAATGGAGGAAAAGCTTATTTTATATAAGAGTACTTAGCTATAAATTATTAATCATAATAATCACATCATTAGGAGGAAAAGTCTTATGAGTAGGGAGTTAGAATTAGAAGACAACGAAATAGTAAGAGCTAGTATGAAGTGTTATAGGAAAGTAAGCAATACTGAATTAGTATTAAATTTTTTAACCAATATGTTTGTAGCGAGTCAATCACTAGTTGCAGCAGGAGAAATCGTTAATGAATACATAGTTACATTAACAGATAAAAATTTATACTTAGAAGGAATATATCATGTACCATTAGGGGGATTATCCGAGGGAAACAATTTATCAAAGATACCCTTAAAAAATGTTGAGGATTTTATTGTAGAAGAAAAGGGGAAAGAAGAGTTAGTTACAATATTAGTAAGTAAAGGTAAAAATTTAAAATTAATACGTAAAAACAATGGTTGGACAAATGATGCTATGAAGATTAAAGAGCTATATTTTTAATATAAAAAAGAGCTATCTAATATTAGATGGCTCTTTTTTATGATTTATAATTATGATATAATAAGACAAAATTAAAATATATAAAGAAAGGAAGAGTTATGGCAGAAATAACTATAAAACTTACAAGAGATAATTTTAATTTTAGATTTAAGCAGTATGAAGGAATGTTTTTTAATGCAAGTATAAATGAAGGTAATGAAGTTGTAAGATATAAAATAACTAAAGATAAAGAAGGAAAAGAACTTAAGGAATTTGGTAATACACATATAAAAGAAAATCATATGTTGTATATACCTCAAATTGAAGCATATATAGATTTAAAAACATTAAAATAGAAAATACCCCACTTAAAGTAAATCAAGTGGGGTATTTTCTATTTTAGATAAACATTCTATAAACTAAAAGTATTATAAATAGTACAAGTGCTATCTTAAAGACTAATCCACCTAAAAACTTAATTGCTTTTATAGCGATACCAATTAATACAATAGCCATAACTATTTTAAAAATTAAATCTATATTCATAAAATCACTCCTATTTACTAAGTTATAAATATTTATTAAAAAACATTATAATGCTAATACATAAATGAACAAGCCACTTAAACTCATAATAAATATAATTTATACATAAATTATATAAGATATTAGTATGCATGGCTATACACTACATAAAAATTAATTAAATATATCTACTATTACAATATTATTACAGAAAGACAAAAAATTAGCTAAAAATTGTAAGTTTGTTATATAATATATAATTATTAAAACAGATTACTAAAATAAAAGTAAAGTTTAAATAGGGAGTTAAATATGAGAAGTACAAAATTTTCAATACAAAATATAAAAAATATTCCAAAAGACCCAGCAATACATCATACTAAAGCAAGTTTGCTTGAGAAAATGGGTAAAATAGATAAAGCTATAGAAGTATATATAAAATCTGCAGAAGAAGGATATGTAAAATCTCAATATGCATTAGGTAATATATTTGAATCTAGAGGTCAATACAATGAAGCAGAAAAGTGGTATTCTATGGCATTTAGGAATGGACAAGAAGAAGCTGCTCTTAATCTAGGCAATATATATTTTATATCTAATGCTTATGAATATTCACTTTATTGGTATGAAAAATTGGCTATTTTAGGAGATCTACAAGCCCAAAATAATTTAGGAGTTGTTCATTATAAGCTTAAAGATTATATAAGAAGTGAAAAGTGGTTAAAAGAAGCAGCTAAAGGTAATTTTGGTTTAGCTTGCTTTAATCTAGGTATACTTTATGATAAATTAGGAAAAAAAGAAGAATCTATTGAATATTATAAGAAGGGTTCAGTATTATTAAATGAAGAATCTAAGTATAATTTAGCGATAATAAACTATATAGATGGTGATGATAAGTCAGCAATAAGCTTATATAAACATTTACATAAAGTAGGAAATTTAAAAGGGTGCTTTAATATAGGTCTTATAATGGAGATTAATGAAGAATTTGAAGAGGCCGAAAGATATTATATAAAAAGTGCTGACAAAGGTTGTACAAAGTCTCAATATAGATTGGCATATATATATGATAGAGATGAAGATGATAAAAATGCTATAGAATATTATGAAGAAAGTATAAAAAATGGATGTGCTTTAGCAAGTTATAGATTAGGAAACTTATATAATAGAAATAATGATATAGAAAATGCTAAAAAGTATTATGAGATAGCATCAAATTCAGATATAATAGAAGCTAAAAATAATTTAGCAGGTTTATATTTTGAAGAAGAGGATTATGAAACAGCGAAAAAATATTATGAGGAATGTATAGAAGGAGGATTAATAGAATCTATTGAAAATATGGGTGATTTATATCATAAGATAAATGATATAGACAATGCCATATCTTGTTATAGAAAAATAGAAAATAAGTTATCATGTCAAGTTAAGCTTGGGAAGATATATGAAGATAAGTGTGATTTTGAGAAAGCTTTAATGTGGTATAAAAGAGCTAGTGAAAATCAAGATGTAGAATCTAGCTATAAAGCAGGATGTATATATGAAGCTAATAATGATATAGAAAATGCTAAGAAGTATTTTAATATTGCCATATTAAAAAATCACATAAATTCAAGAATACATTTAGGTAGAATATACTTTGCAGAAGAAAATTATGAAGAAGCAAAGAAAATGTTTGAAACACCAGCGAATGATTCAAATATATATTCACAACACATGCTAGGTCTTATATATGATATTTTCTATAAAGACTATACAAATTCAAAGTATTGGTACGAAAAGGCTAGAAACCAAAAGTGCGAAGAATCTATATATAACTTAGGGCAATTAAGTCTAAAATTAAATGAAGATGAAGAAGCTAAAAAATACTATAAAGAAGGTTTTAATTTAGGAAATAAAAAATGTGAATACATGCTAGCTGGTATATATTATAAGAAAAGTTTAGATATGTATAAAAGTCTAGCAGAAGAAGAATATGATAATTCTAAGCAAATATTAAAGACAATGCCAGATCTGAGCATAAACTTTGATGAAGTACTTACTCCGCCATTTAAAGAAATTGATTTAAATGAGGAAGAAGAAGAGTATGTACCAATATATATATTAGAAAAAGATGAGAATTTAAAATTACAATTTGAAAAACCATTAGAAGAAATGATAATAGATAAATAATAGAAAAAAATACCTCAAAGTAAAATATATTACTTTGAGGTATTTTTACCTTGAAACTAAATATATCATATATATAAAATATGTAGTTATTAAAAATAAACTTTCGTACTTTGTTATTTCTTTATCTTGAACAACAAATATATAAGAAAGTATTATAGCGCATATCATAAATATACTATCCAATATTAGTGCAGGCTCTAGAGATAAAGGAGAGATAAATGCTGATGCACCTAAAATAAATAAAATATTAAATATATTAGAACCAATTACATTCCCAACAGCAATATCGTTTTCACCTTTAGTGGCTGCAATAACAGATGTAATAAATTCTGGTAAAGAAGTACCAAGTGCTACAACTGAGATACCAATTAAGTGATCACTTACGCCAAAGGAATAAGCTATATTAGTTGCACAACTTACAACCATTTTCCCACCAATTATAATAGCTATAAGACCAACTCCTGAAATTAATAAAGACTTAGCTAAAGAATTATCTATAGATATAGAGGCTATATTTGTATTTGCTTCTAAAAATTCATAACTTTCTTTTAGTGACAAGTTTCTATTTCTTAATGCTTCTTTTATCATATCATATAAAAATAGTAAAAATAACAATAAAAGTATCATACCATCAATACGACTTATAGTTAAGTCTATTGACAAGTATAAAGCTATCATAGAGGTAATTATAAGTATTGGCATCTCCTTTTTTACTATTGATTTTCTAACCTGTAAATTTTTAATAAAAGCAGTTGTACCTAAAACCATCAATATATTAAATATATTAGAGCCAATAATATTTCCTAGAGATAAACCATTTTGATTATCTATAGAAGCTATTATACTAACTGAAACTTCAGGTAATGATGTACCAAAAGCTACAATAGTAAGTCCAATTAAAATTGGAGGAATTTTTAGTATAGTGGCAATATCTGATGAACCGTCAACAAAGTAGATAGCCCCTTTTATAAGCAGTAAAAAACCGAAAATTAGTAATATGTAATTCATACAATTACCTCCCAAAAATAAATAAGTAAATATAAGTTCACGCAACTTTATAATAAAAAACCTCCAAGGTAGAGCATGTCTGCCTCGAAGGTCTTGATTTATAAAAAACTTGTTAATCAAGTTATTTTACAAGGGTTCTATAATATATGAAAATTATATTATAGAATATATTAAAATTAATTGTTATATTATAATAGCTTATTTCTAGACATAAAGAATGTAACAACTAAGCAAATTAAAGCAGTAATAACCATTACAATCCAAAATCCATTAATATGATTTGCATAAGGAATACCTCCAACGTTCATTCCAAAGAAACCAGATACAATAGTAGGTATAGTAGTTATAAGAGTAACAGATGTTAAAAACTGCATAACATTATTTTGATTATTACTAATAATAGCACTAAAAGCATCCATAATTCTACTTAATATATCTCCATATATAGTGGCCATCTCTAAAGCCTGTTTATTTTCAACTATAACATCTTCTAGCAAATCTTCATCGTCAGAGTATTTTTTTATACTAGTAGTACGAACCATTTTATTTAAAACTAGTTCTATAGCTTTTAAAGAAGTAGAAAAATAAACTAATGATTTTTCAAGTTCTAGAAGCTGTATAAGTTCTTTATTTTTCATAGATTTAGTAACTTCTTTTTCTATAACGGTAGTTATTTTATTTATTTTTCTTAGATAATATAAATAATAACTAGCATTTTTATGAAGAATTTGAAGTATAAACCTAGTTTTTTTATAAGTGTAAAATTCTTTTATATGGCCTACAATAAAATCATTTATAATTTTAGTTTGAGCAGAACATACAGTAAGTATTGCATTTTCACACATTATTATACCAATAGGAATAGTAGTATAATGAGTTGAATTTACATCACTTTCATCAACTGGGATATCAATAAGTATAAGTGTATGATTATCTTCGACATCTATTCTAGAGCGTTCCTCCTCATCAAGAGCAGATCTTACACTATCTTCATCTATATTTAATAAATCAACTATCTCACTTATTTCATTTTGATTAGGTTCAACAAGATTTATCCAACAGCCATTTTCAAATGAATTTAACTTTTCTAATTTGTTGTCAATAGTCTTATAGTATCTTATCATGGCAACACATCCTTTATTCAATTTTATATAAATCTTATCACTTAGTATTATTAATTAAATGACTGATTTATATAAGAAGATAAGTAAATTAGCCATTTAAAAGATAATAATAAGTGATGCTTTTTAAATCAATATCCCCCAAAGGACTTTGATCCATTTTCCATCACTCTCCTATTAAAAATAATATTAAAAATTTTATATCCTTTAAATAGGATACCTTGTTATCAAACATAAATCAAGTTTTCAGTTAAAAATATATTAAAAAAATAAAGAATATAGCATGATTTATTTGATTAATAATAAAAAATTGTAATATATAGGAAAAATTATTAAATATAATATAAGTAGATAATATTTTTAGAGGGGGAGGAAGTAATATGAGATATAGAGAAATCGGAAATACTGGTGAAAAAGTGTCTATATTAGGATTTGGGTGTATGAGGTTTCCATTAAAGGATAATAAAATAGACAAGAAAAAATCAAGGGAAATGCTTATATATGCAATAGATAACGGTATAAATTATATAGATACAGCATACCCATATCATAATGGAGAAAGTGAAATATTTGTAGGAGAAGTATTAAAAGATGGATATAGAGAAAAGGTTAAATTAGCGACAAAGCTACCTTCATGGCTAGTAAATAAAAGAGAAGATATGTATAAATATATATATGAACAATTAGAAAAATTACAAACTGACTATATAGACTTTTATTTAATACATAATCTAAATAAGAAAGATTATACTAGATTAAAGGAAAATGGGTTATTTGATTTTATAAAAGATATAAAAGAAAGAGGAATAGTAAAACATATTGGTTTTTCATTTCATGATACATTAGATGTATTTAAAGAAATAGTAGATGACTATGACTGGGAATTTGCCCAGATACAGTATAATTACATAGATGAAGATTATCAGGCAGGTACAGATGGACTTATGTATGCTCGAGAAAAAGGATTAGGTATAGTTATAATGGAACCGCTTCGAGGAGGAGCATTAGTAAATAATTTATCTAGTGATATAACAAATATAATTAATAATAGCTTAACTAGTAGAAATGCTGTAGGATGGGCTTTTAAGTTTTTATATGATAAGAAAGAGATAGATGTAGTTTTAAGTGGAATGTCAAGTTTAGAACAAGTTGTAGAGAATATAAATATAGCTTCTAAGGAAGGTATAAAAGAATCTATGAGTAAATATGAAAAAGAAACGATAAAAGAGCTTAGAGATATGTTTAAATCCAAAATAAGAGTAAATTGTACTGGATGTAAATATTGTATACCATGTCCAAACAGTGTTAAAATACCAAACTGCTTTGAATTATTAAATAATGCATTCATGTTTAATGATATAGGAAAAAATAAAGAACAATACAATATGTTTTTAGTAGGGTCGGGAAATGATGCAAAAAAATGTGTAGAATGTGGATTATGTGAAGAGAAATGTCCTCAACATATAAATATAATAGAAAAGTTAAAAGAAGTTAAAGATACATTTAAATGATAAAAATATATTAGTTTTAGAAAATAAAAATAGACTAACATATGTTAGTCTATTTTTATTTTAAATTTTTAGCTTTAGAATTAGGAAATAGCCCTAGATTTAGGAGTGTAAGAGCATTTAAATACAATTAAAGCTAAAATTTAATTATCTATAACTTAGAAGTTAATTCTCTTATAACCTCATCAACAGAAGATAATTTATCTACTTTGTAGGCATTTTCACCACAAAATAGCAATCCATTATCAACATCTCCTTTTACTGCATTTATAAGAGCTTCTGATATACAATAAGGAGTAGTTTTAGGATTACAAGGAATTAAACAATTATAGCATTTAGTTATTTTAGGTGATGATATAGAATTACGTTCTATAAATTTATTGTGTATTGCACGACCAGGCATTCCAACTGGACTTACAACTAAATTTATATTGTCTTTAGTAGAATTTATATAGGTTTGTTTAAATTCATAAGATGCATCACACTCATAAGTTGCAACAAATTTTGTACCTACTTGTACACCACTAGCACCTAGATTTATATATTTTAAAACATCATCAGCACTGAATATGCCGCCAGCGGCTACCACTGGTATTTCTTTATTATATTTAACACTATAAGCTTTGGTAATTTTTAGTATATCTACAAATTCTTTATCATAATTAATGCTATCTATATTTTCTAGTTCACTTTTTTTGTAACCTAAATGACCTCCAGCTTTTGGACCTTCAACTATTATTAAATCAGCTGTAGTTTTGTCTTTTTTGTCCCACATTTTTAGGATAACACTACAAGCTTTAGCAGTTGAGACTATTGGTGCAATTTTTACTTTAGAGCCTTTAATTAAAGAAGGTAATTTAATAGGAAGACCAGCCCCAGATATTATAAGGTCAACACCAGAGGAAATAGCTTCCTTTACATGTTCTTCGTAGTAGTTCATAGCTACCATTAGATTAACACCTATTATTCCTTTATTAGAATTTTCTTTAGCTTTTATTATATGACTTCTAAGGGCCGATAAGTTAGCTCTTAGAGGGTTATATTCAAAATCTTTTTCATCATAGCCAATTTGTACGCCAGATATAACTCCTATACCACCAGCACGACTTACAGCAGCTGCAAGGGAAGATCTAGATACTCCTATACCCATTCCACCTTGTATTATAGGAACTTTAGCTATTAAATCTCCAATTTTTAATGCTTTAATAAAAAACGCCTCCTTAATATAAAAAAATTATATCAAATATTAATACCAGGTACTAATAATATTATATAATAAATTGTAAGAAAATAACAAGTAAATTTTTAGAAAAATAAAGATATTGTATAATGATATATTATAAAAATTTAAAAAGGTTACAATATTTAAACTATAAATAAATAATAAAAAAGTACTATAATGTATACATAGTAAAAAATAGGAAAAACTAATGAATATACATGAAATTTCAAAATAAATTCATAAATACTTCATATATTAAAGATATAATATAAGCAAAGGAGTGATAGATATGGGTATAATACTTATAACAGCAGTAATAGTTTGTGTTATGTATGGATTAACATTCTTATCATGTTTAAGCGAGAATCACATACTAGATGATATAAACCAATAGACGACATAAAATAAAATATTAAATAGATATAGAATAAACATAAAAAAGAAGTTTGCTATAAAAATAGCAAACTTCTTTTTTATAAAAGACAAATTAAGTATAAATTAGATATAATAGTGGATAATTAGATAACAAAAATTAAAAAATATATAATACAAAGTAAAAAGGGAGACTTAATATGAAAACAATAGGTATAGTTACAGATGGATTATCCACATTA
Encoded here:
- a CDS encoding GntR family transcriptional regulator translates to MDLKIDNKFSIYTQIIKYIKRKKVIGKLNSGDIIPSRREMGLELNVNLNTVQKAYKEMEEMGIINTFKNYQSTITIDENILKNIKSELINESLNEFIENMKAINVSKEEVLQIIKEKF
- a CDS encoding AI-2E family transporter, yielding MKVEWNNKYTTISVYAIIVICCSLLFFNILDKLPAFTENLSWVMSTLQPFVIGFVIAYLLNFILVFFEEKILVFDSIKNMKQKGKRAISLLLTYTTAFIILYLFIQFVLPQLVDSVVGLVNDIPTYVNNVTVFIESLTKNIDLNNEYMTIAVGKWNEFIDYTIKIISNLIPVLGGMLKTTASGVWNIVLGLIISIYMLIDKEKFCGLSKKVTYAIFNKARADKAIELTNRANDTFGKFLSGKIIDSAIIGVLTFIVLTIFKMPYTLLISVIIGITNIIPFFGPFFGAIPSVIIIMFVSPIKALWFILIIIIIQQLDGNVIGPKILGDSIGISAFWILFSLLVAGKLLGLVGMIIGVPLFAWLYSIVKEIVEYRLKKKGLPEDTEKYM
- a CDS encoding sel1 repeat family protein; translated protein: MRSTKFSIQNIKNIPKDPAIHHTKASLLEKMGKIDKAIEVYIKSAEEGYVKSQYALGNIFESRGQYNEAEKWYSMAFRNGQEEAALNLGNIYFISNAYEYSLYWYEKLAILGDLQAQNNLGVVHYKLKDYIRSEKWLKEAAKGNFGLACFNLGILYDKLGKKEESIEYYKKGSVLLNEESKYNLAIINYIDGDDKSAISLYKHLHKVGNLKGCFNIGLIMEINEEFEEAERYYIKSADKGCTKSQYRLAYIYDRDEDDKNAIEYYEESIKNGCALASYRLGNLYNRNNDIENAKKYYEIASNSDIIEAKNNLAGLYFEEEDYETAKKYYEECIEGGLIESIENMGDLYHKINDIDNAISCYRKIENKLSCQVKLGKIYEDKCDFEKALMWYKRASENQDVESSYKAGCIYEANNDIENAKKYFNIAILKNHINSRIHLGRIYFAEENYEEAKKMFETPANDSNIYSQHMLGLIYDIFYKDYTNSKYWYEKARNQKCEESIYNLGQLSLKLNEDEEAKKYYKEGFNLGNKKCEYMLAGIYYKKSLDMYKSLAEEEYDNSKQILKTMPDLSINFDEVLTPPFKEIDLNEEEEEYVPIYILEKDENLKLQFEKPLEEMIIDK
- a CDS encoding calcium/sodium antiporter, encoding MNYILLIFGFLLLIKGAIYFVDGSSDIATILKIPPILIGLTIVAFGTSLPEVSVSIIASIDNQNGLSLGNIIGSNIFNILMVLGTTAFIKNLQVRKSIVKKEMPILIITSMIALYLSIDLTISRIDGMILLLLFLLFLYDMIKEALRNRNLSLKESYEFLEANTNIASISIDNSLAKSLLISGVGLIAIIIGGKMVVSCATNIAYSFGVSDHLIGISVVALGTSLPEFITSVIAATKGENDIAVGNVIGSNIFNILFILGASAFISPLSLEPALILDSIFMICAIILSYIFVVQDKEITKYESLFLITTYFIYMIYLVSR
- a CDS encoding magnesium transporter CorA family protein: MIRYYKTIDNKLEKLNSFENGCWINLVEPNQNEISEIVDLLNIDEDSVRSALDEEERSRIDVEDNHTLILIDIPVDESDVNSTHYTTIPIGIIMCENAILTVCSAQTKIINDFIVGHIKEFYTYKKTRFILQILHKNASYYLYYLRKINKITTVIEKEVTKSMKNKELIQLLELEKSLVYFSTSLKAIELVLNKMVRTTSIKKYSDDEDLLEDVIVENKQALEMATIYGDILSRIMDAFSAIISNNQNNVMQFLTSVTLITTIPTIVSGFFGMNVGGIPYANHINGFWIVMVITALICLVVTFFMSRNKLL
- a CDS encoding aldo/keto reductase produces the protein MRYREIGNTGEKVSILGFGCMRFPLKDNKIDKKKSREMLIYAIDNGINYIDTAYPYHNGESEIFVGEVLKDGYREKVKLATKLPSWLVNKREDMYKYIYEQLEKLQTDYIDFYLIHNLNKKDYTRLKENGLFDFIKDIKERGIVKHIGFSFHDTLDVFKEIVDDYDWEFAQIQYNYIDEDYQAGTDGLMYAREKGLGIVIMEPLRGGALVNNLSSDITNIINNSLTSRNAVGWAFKFLYDKKEIDVVLSGMSSLEQVVENINIASKEGIKESMSKYEKETIKELRDMFKSKIRVNCTGCKYCIPCPNSVKIPNCFELLNNAFMFNDIGKNKEQYNMFLVGSGNDAKKCVECGLCEEKCPQHINIIEKLKEVKDTFK
- a CDS encoding NAD(P)H-dependent flavin oxidoreductase, coding for MKALKIGDLIAKVPIIQGGMGIGVSRSSLAAAVSRAGGIGVISGVQIGYDEKDFEYNPLRANLSALRSHIIKAKENSNKGIIGVNLMVAMNYYEEHVKEAISSGVDLIISGAGLPIKLPSLIKGSKVKIAPIVSTAKACSVILKMWDKKDKTTADLIIVEGPKAGGHLGYKKSELENIDSINYDKEFVDILKITKAYSVKYNKEIPVVAAGGIFSADDVLKYINLGASGVQVGTKFVATYECDASYEFKQTYINSTKDNINLVVSPVGMPGRAIHNKFIERNSISSPKITKCYNCLIPCNPKTTPYCISEALINAVKGDVDNGLLFCGENAYKVDKLSSVDEVIRELTSKL